From Aedes albopictus strain Foshan chromosome 1, AalbF5, whole genome shotgun sequence, one genomic window encodes:
- the LOC109397310 gene encoding uncharacterized protein LOC109397310 has product MISQLAFLAIGALVTRAEPVPEPDPARVLGKYVFSYDPSEENYNVRRPVHFSHIAENDDYDTDASTNHDNYRHSSSHSSNSPGFMTSFTSSVKHRLPPVDIDSDSEEDADDRGNYGSSNAGYYKKNSIIPILQSYSIIHSSKEPSSPVIRNIHENDDDDEDYGHRYKAPKIIHTKAKAIPISQHIEVEKPVPIPYVKKIHVPIPKGVKVHIPHPVLVPVPQPYPVHVPVSQPVAVPVIKEITIPIEKIVPYPVEKKVPVPIEKPVPYPVEKHVPVHIPQPYPVKVPVIKTIVHKLKAPRTVGVGSVTI; this is encoded by the exons ATGATATCTCAA TTGGCTTTTCTCGCAATTGGTGCTTTAGTTACCCGTGCTGAACCCGTTCCAGAGCCTGATCCAGCCCGAGTGCTGGGAAAATATGTGTTTTCATATGATCCATCTGAAGAAAATTATAATGTGCGAAGACCAGTACATTTCAGCCATATAGCTGAGAACGACGATTATGATACAGACGCTTCCACAAACCATGACAACTATAGACATTCGTCATCACACTCATCGAACAGCCCTGGGTTTATGACTTCTTTTACTTCTTCTGTGAAACATAGGTTACCTCCGGTTGATATTGACAGTGATAGTGAGGAAGATGCCGATGACCGGGGGAACTATGGCAGCAGTAACGCAGGATATTATAAGAAGAACTCAATCATTCCAATCTTGCAATCGTACAGTATCATTCACTCGTCGAAAGAACCCTCTTCACCGGTTATTAGAAATATTCATGAaaatgatgacgacgatgaggACTACGGGCACCGTTACAAGGCTCCTAAAATTATTCATACTAAAGCCAAAGCAATCCCTATTAGCCAACACATCGAAGTGGAAAAACCTGTGCCTATACCATATGTCAAGAAAATACATGTACCGATTCCAAAAGGGGTCAAGGTTCATATCCCACATCCGGTTTTAGTACCGGTTCCTCAGCCATATCCTGTCCATGTTCCTGTATCGCAACCAGTAGCG GTACCAGTCATAAAGGAGATCACCATTCCGATTGAAAAGATTGTACCCTATCCGGTGGAGAAAAAAGTACCTGTACCTATCGAAAAACCAGTTCCATATCCCGTAGAGAAACACGTCCCAGTGCACATTCCTCAGCCGTATCCAGTGAAGGTTCCGGTGATCAAAACCATCGTCCATAAACTCAAGGCACCGCGTACGGTTGGTGTGGGTAGTGTCACAATTTAG